One Salminus brasiliensis chromosome 5, fSalBra1.hap2, whole genome shotgun sequence DNA segment encodes these proteins:
- the LOC140555611 gene encoding uncharacterized protein encodes MSSGCCPSSACLCEEPVIRSGAGLEEETSDDEAPTNMDIALLKEQYNSNRDKQKLETRVIYFRKAASNNEEISGKALVNVVPMRQARRSLMRQASVQDTRFDFVRDPDCSPWRTHLGMYRRTCAAVDANQLQHTKVKTSTGDSASSASVGNGERSVEVTDSSGHLSEECEEVDGDKWHKDSSSEESRKFSAPEILSRRLSSGSSRSNHSTSSSYHYPFPQLKSPRKSEAACRLGLYSSF; translated from the exons ATGTCGTCAGGCTGCTGCCCCAGCTCGGCGTGtctgtgtgaagaacctgtgaTAAGATCCGGAGCAGGGCTGGAGGAGGAAACGAGCGACGACGAGGCTCCAACCAACATGGATATTGCGCTTTTAAAAGAGCAGTATAATTCCAACAGAGACAAACAGAAACTGGAAACCCGAGTGATATATTTCAGAAAAG ctgcaTCAAACAATGAGGAGATCTCCGGCAAGGCTCTGGTAAACGTGGTTCCCATGCGACAGGCCAGGCGCTCACTTATGAGGCAGGCATCTGTCCAGGACACTCGCTTTGATTTTGTCAGAGACCCAGACTGCTCCCCCTGGCGTACTCACTTGGGAATGTACAGGAGGACCTGCGCAGCAGTTGACGCCAATCAGCTTCAACACACCAAGGTCAAGACCAGCACCGGAGACTCTGCATCATCAGCATCCGTAGGCAATGGGGAACGCAGTGTGGAAGTCACAGATTCCAGTGGTCATTTATCTGAGGAATGTGAAGAGGTTGATGGTGACAAATGGCACAAAGACTCTAGCTCTGAGGAATCCAGGAAGTTTTCTGCACCTGAAATTTTGAGCAGACGGCTGAGCAGCGGTAGCTCCCGGTCCAATCACTCCACATCAAGCTcataccattaccccttccctcagCTCAAAAGTCCCAGGAAGTCTGAGGCTGCATGCAGGCTTGGACTTTACTCTTCATTCTAA